A segment of the Flavobacteriales bacterium genome:
CGCTACAAACGGCACTTCAGCTTGAAAGAAGCGGAAGGAGAAGTTGTCGGTGTTTTCTCCCGGCATCATCGCACGGTGTTCACGCACCACGATTCATTCATCCATATGCATTTCCTGAGCAGCGATGGCCGCGTGATGGGCCATGTGGATGCATTGAAGATCGTGGCAGGGGGCGTGGTGCTCGTTGTCGGGAAGCCCTGATGACGGGAGGCAGAGAGGCCCGGAGCATACGCCCCGGGCCCCCTCCTTGGGCAAGCCACGTGTGCCTACCTCACGATGGGCTTGCCATTGGCGTTCCACGCTTGAATGCCGCCAGCCAGGTCGCGCACATCCAAGAAGCCGGCCTTGACCATGGCTTCACGCGCAGCAGCGCTGCGGCCGCCAACCGCGCAGTACACCAGCACCGGGGCATTCTTGTCGAGCTGGCCCATGCTGGCTTCCAGTTGGCCGCTGGTCCAGTCCAGGTTGCGTGCGTCCGGCAGGTGACCGGCCGAGAACTCCCCGGGCGTGCGCACATCGATCAGCTGGGCCTTGGCTGTGATCGCTTTCTCGAATGCATCCGGAGCGAGCGATGCGGGACCGGTGGATTGCCCGCATGCGGTGAGGATGGCAACGGCGAGCGAGGTGATGAGTGTGATAGGTCTCATGGGAGCGAGGTTGGGCGTCAAAGATGCGGAGCGATGATCTGTTGCAATTGCTCGGCGCTCATCACG
Coding sequences within it:
- a CDS encoding rhodanese-like domain-containing protein, which produces MRPITLITSLAVAILTACGQSTGPASLAPDAFEKAITAKAQLIDVRTPGEFSAGHLPDARNLDWTSGQLEASMGQLDKNAPVLVYCAVGGRSAAAREAMVKAGFLDVRDLAGGIQAWNANGKPIVR